The DNA region GAATGCGGAACTGGTCAACGCGATCTTCAATGCGGGATCATCGATCTTTGGATCATGGGTAAGCATGGTAATGGCTGTGGATCGCTTGATCTCGATCTGCATAAACGCCTCGTCGATCCACGCTTGGATCAATCGGTCGGCATGTGGAAAGCGATCCTTGTTCCCCCACGCCTCGCGCGGATCGATGAGGATCGTCTGGTAACCAAGCGCCTTTGCCAATGCCACCAATGCGACCGCGATATGCACGCCGCCCACAATGACCAGGGTTGGCGGCGGAAGGACGACATCCAGGAAGATTTCAATATCATCATTCAGCATCAAGCGGCGCGACATCCCTTGCTCCAATGCGTTGGATGCCAGATTTAACACCCTTTCATCCCATTCGTTGCCTATGCATCCTATGAATTGACCGTTCTCACGAATGACGATTTCCCTGCCCAGAATCGCATCTGGTCCGTTGACGACGGCGGCAATGACAAACGGTTCTCCGTTCTCAACTGCGCTGTAAGCTGAATCAAAATTTTCTGCATCAAGCGGTTTTACAAAAATTTCGATCTTTCCCCCGCAGGAAAGCCCAACATCCCAGGCAGTTTCATCGGAAACACTGAATCGCAGAAGTTGCGGACGTTTCGTTTTCAACGACGCGATCCCCGCCTCAACGACTGCGTTCTCCACACAGCCGCCGCTGACCGAGCCGGTCATTTTTCCATCCGAAGTGATCGCCATTTTCGAGCCGGCATGGCGCGGCGAAGAACCCCATGTCTGTATGACAGTTGCCAGCGCAATGGATTTCCCCTCTTTTTGCCAATGGATTAAATCAGGAAGAATATCGCGCATCCTCTCCTCAAGACCTCTAAAATTCAAACTGACGTGGATAATGAATACTTTGCTATGAGTCTTTCTTTTCTATTCGCTTGCGAATTTCCTCATAGAATATACCGGCTAATTTTTGTGAGACGGGAACCATCAACCGTGAAACCAGGCTCGCCAACTGACCGGAAACATGGATATCCGCCGTCCAACTGACAAGCGTTGCCCCGTCGGGGGCATCGGAAAGATGCATCTCACTGACAGCGTCCGCGGCACTGCCTGTGGCGGTTCCATGCGCCTTCAGCTTGGCGCGGTTCGGTTCATCCAGTTCTAGAATGTCCACTTCGCCCGAGAAGCGCGCTTTCACGGAGCCCAACCCCACGGAGACGATACCCTTGTATTTCTTCATTTCTTCGATGGTTTCGATCTTTTCAACCCCCGGCAGGCACTGACCGATCTGATTTGGATCGGTCAGGAAATCCCAAACTTGTTTTCGTGGAGCGTTGATCTTTACTTCGCCTTTGAGTTGCATGGATACTCCTCAGGGGCTTGCGTGGTATTTTTCGCGCTCAAGGCTTGGAGTGTAGCACAACCCAATCGTGAGAGTCAACCGGAAATCAAAAGTATCTGAAGCGGGAACAGGCAACAGGTCAAAGCGAGATGCGGAAAAATATCCCAAACCGATCTTGAAATTACACGCATCCTCCCGCAAAATCGAGGGTTAACTGTCATAACTTGTGTGCCATATTTCCAGGAGGTGTGTATGAAGACATTGACAATGAGCTGATCACCACAAACTTTTATCAATATTTAACAAGGAGATCAGAAATGGCAAAGGCAAAGAAGGCTGATTCAAAAAAGAGTGCGGGGAATGCTTCAAACAATAATGTTATGGGTTATCTGCCAAATGACGCCCCGCCCTTGGGGCAGACCATCCTGTTGGGTTTTCAGCATGTGTTGACCATGTTCCCCGCCACTGCGTTCGTGGCGGCATTATGCGGTTTTCATCTTGGAACCGTGCTGACCGTCTCCGGGTTGGGCACGATCGTCGCGTTGATGCTTTCAAAATGGCGCATCGGAAAATTCATCCCGCTATTTTACGGCTCAAGTTTTAGTTATATTGCGGCGTACCTTGCCATTGCCCAGCAAATGACCGGCAGTCTGCCTGCGTTCGGAACCCCGCTGCCTGATAATGTCATCAGCACCATTCAGGCTGGCATCGTTGTGACGGGTCTTTTGAACATTGTGATCGGTTTTGTCATTCAGGCTATCGGCAAGGACAAGATCGACATGGTTTTGCCTCCGATCGTGACAGGTTCCGTCGCCGCGATCATTGGTTTTGGTTTGGCGTTTGCGGCGTTGGATCTGGCAGCAGCAAATTGGGGCGTGGGCATTGTGACCCTGCTCTCAACCATCATGTTCTCTGTTTACCTTCAAAATCGGGGTTTCCTCGGGATGATACCGGTGATTTTGGGGGCAGTTGTCGGATACATCTTCTCGGCAGTTACCGAGCCGGGATCGGTCAGCTTCGCTTCTGTCGCCGCCGCTCCCTGGTTCGCCGTCCCGAACTTTACCTTCCCGACATTCAGCGGCGCAATGGTAGGCACCGCCATTTTCAGCGTTTCCGTGATGGCAATTGCAACCATCCCTGAATCCACCGCCCATCTTTATCAGATCGGCTTGTATGTGGACCGCTTTGCGAAGGATACGAAGCGCGAACCCTACCATCTCGATAAACACATCGGCTTCAACCTCGTCCTTGATGGCATCGACGATACGCTGAAGGGCTTGTTCGGGGCAACAGCCGGAACGAATTACGGCGAAAACAATTCCCTGATGGCGATCACCCGCAACTATTCCGGTCCGGTGTTGATCGCTGCGGGCGTGATCGCTGCCCTGCTTGGGTTCATTGGAAAACTGGCTGGTTTGATCCAAACCGTCCCGCTGGCAGTCAGCGGCGGGCTGGCAATTTACCTCTTTGGCGCGATCGGTATGCAAGGCATAGCCCTGATGCAGGAACATAAGGTCAGCATGTTCAATCCGCGCAACCTGGCGGTTGGTGCAGTGATCATGGTCGTTGGCATCGGTGGGAACATCGGTTTCGAAGGCGGCTTTCTGCCCATCCCGATCCTGCAGGGACTTTTCCCGAGCGGTCTGCCCGCCATTGCAACAGCGGCGGTGCTGGGCATCCTTGTCAATGCCGTCTTCCTGATCTTCAAACCGCCCTTTGTCGAGACGGAAGTCCTTGACGAAGCGGCTGCCGCGGCAGATTGATAGACCACCCCGCTGATTAAAAACAAAACAGGACAGGTGACACCTGTCCTGTTTTGTTTCATGTAGGTTATTTTTTCTCTTCCTCCAGCGGGGCGAAGCCGCCGCCGAGGATTTCCTGTGCGGGGGAGACGATGACCACGGCTTTTGGATCTTCCTTTGCCACGGCGGTCTTCAAGTTATGCGCTTCGGTAATGGTCAACGCGCACATCAGGATCGAACGTTCGTTGCCTGTGTACATGCCTTTGCCCTGCATGGCGGTCACGCCGCGTTTTAGGTCGGTCAGGATGCGGTCGGAAACTTCATCGGGTTTGTCGGTGATGATGAGGGCAAGCAGTTGTCGGCGGCGGCGATGCGGGACAAAGAATGAGCGGATCCCTTTCTGTTTGCCTTGCATCGAAATCGCGGCAGGTGCGGTCTCATCCCCAAAACGCGGCAGAATTTCTCCCGTGGCGCGGGTCATGGTGATGGTTGCAAGCGCAACCAGCGCAAGGATGGAATAGAATATTAACCCGAGGGAGATCATGACCTCGCCTGAGATCACACCGACAGCGCTGCGCTCGACGAATTCATCCAGACTTTGGGCTGCTTCGGGGAAAAGCCAGATCTTTGCCACCCAGGATGCGTACAGGATGAGGAAAATCCAGAAGTAATTTCTGCGCAGACGCCTGCCGAATGCCTCCCACATTGAGATTGGAAAACTTGGGGTAAGCAGATTCTCCGCCAGGCTCTCCGCCCATTCAGGGGATGGATGGAATGGCGGCACGAGCATTGCGGCATAAAAATCTGTTTCCATTAGACGCACGCGGTAACTCCACAGCTCGTAATAACGATAGCGCCGCGCTTCGATGAACAGAAACCATAGCACTAACAACGTATTCAGAATGATGATCCCATGATGAACGGATGATTGGCTGAATGCGATCGAAAGTACTGCGCCTGTTGCCACGACCGCCCAGTTGGTGGTGGTATCCAGCCGTTGTCGCCAGACGTTGGCGCGCTGGATTTCGGCGCGGAAAAAATGCACCATGGCAGTGACGAACTCGCTGCTTCCAAGATGATAGCCGCGATACGTCCAGACGGGCTCCTCGCCCGGTTTTTCTTTTTTGGATCTTGATTTTGTTGATTTGACTGGCATGGAATGCTCTTATTTTCTCTCAATTTGTCCTTGCAATAATAACCTATTTTTGGACACAGCATCTCAAAAATTCTCTCCCCGGCATAAAGGTTGACATATCTTTGGGTGTCTCGGAAATGGAGTTCCACCCGCCTTTTGCCGTGTACTTTATCCTCGATTGCCCGCAACATGTCATGATTTTATTTGGATTTGAGATACGGGGTGCTAGAATAATTAAGACAATTTCCAAGGCGCAGACAGAGATGAAAATTCTCCATCCAGTTGAATCTCAAGAATCAGAAGCGCGCTTCCGTGCCATGTTCGAGAGCGCGGGCATCGGCATTGCGCTGGTCGGCATGGACCGCCGCCCGATCGAAGCCAATGCGGCGATGATCGAAATGACGGGCTACAGCCCGGAAGAGTTTTTCAAGATGAGCGGGGCGGACCTGAGTTACCCGGGGGATGCGGAGATCGGGATGCCCGAACTCCGTGCGGTGCTGGAAGGCACGCTGAACACCTACCAGATCGAAAAACGCTACGTCCGCAAAAGCGGGCAGATATTTTGGGTGCGCCTGACCAACTCCGTCGTGCGTTCTGCCGATGGGGCGCCGCAATACTTCGTCACGATCGTGGAGGATATCAACGAACAGAAACAGGCACAGGAGGAACTCCACAAATCCCAGGCTCGTTTCCGGGCGATCTTTAACGACTCGGCGGTGGGGATGGGGGTTATGGGGCTGGACCGCAGGATCATCGATGCAAATCCCGCCATCTGCCGCATGTACGGTATGACGCGCGATGAAATGATTGGCATGAGCGCGGCGGAGGTCACCTACCCGGAGGACAATCCGCAATCCACACAATTATTGGATGAATTGATCTCGGGGCAGCGCGATTCGTACGAGATTGACCGCCGCTACATTCGCAGGAACGGGGAGGTCTTTTGGGCGCATGTCACCATGTCGTCGGTGCGCGGATCGGACGGCAAACCGCTCTATCTGGTCGGCATGGTCATTGACATCGACGAGCAGAAGAAGATGCAGGAGCGCATTCGCGAGTCGGAGGCGCGCTTTCAGGCAATCTTCGACAACGTCGCTGTGGGCGTGGCAGTCATGACGCTTGACCGCCAGCCGGTTGCCGTCAATGCCCAGACCGAAAAGATCACCGGCTACAGTCTCGACGATTTAGCAGGCATGAACCCTGTCATGATTGTCATTCCCGAAGACCGGAACATAGACGTCGAGATGTTCAAAGACCTGGTGGAAGGCAGGCGCGATTCCTATGTGATGGAAAGACGTTACCGCCACAAGGATGGTCATATCTTCTGGGCGCGCATCAATTATTCCCTGGTGCGCGACAGGAACGGCAACCCGGATTACCTGGTCGGTATCATCGAGGACATCGACGAACAGAAACGCGCCAATGAACGGCTGGCGGAGCAGGAAGCCGACTATCTTCTGACCCTGCAACAGCGCGTGCGGGAACGCACCCGCGAACTGGAGGAAGCCAACCAGCGCCTCCAGCAGGAGATCGAACAGCGCAGGAAGATCGAACAGGAACTTGCTGAACGGGCCGCCGACGAAGCGGTCACCGCCGACCGCACCCGCCTCGCACGTGACCTGCATGATGCGGTCACTCAAACCCTGTTCTCCGCCAGCCTGACGGCAGAAGTTCTGCCCGATCTGTGGGAGATGGACGTGGAAGAGGCGAAACGATCCACTGAAGAATTGCGTCAGCTCACGCGTGGCGCGCTGGCGGAAATGCGCACCCTCCTGCTTGAACTGCGTCCCGCCGCACTGACCCAGACCCGTCTCAGCGACCTCATCCGGCAATTGTGCGAAGCCTTTATCGGGCGTTCGCGCCTGCCCATCACGCTGAGCATCGAAGGCGACTGCGAACTTCCGCCCGAAGTGCAGGTCGCCTTCTATCGTATTGCACAGGAGAGCCTGAACAACGTCTTCAAATATGCGCGCGCCACACAGGTGAATGTCAACCTGTTCCTTTCCGCTGCCACTGTGCATTTCGAGACCTGTGATAACGGTATCGGCTTCGACCTGTCCTCTAGTAAGCCGACCAGCCTGGGTATGCGCATTATGCGCGAACGCGCGGAAGCCATCGGCGCGGACTTTCACATTTCCAGCACGGT from Anaerolineales bacterium includes:
- a CDS encoding carbon monoxide dehydrogenase subunit G → MQLKGEVKINAPRKQVWDFLTDPNQIGQCLPGVEKIETIEEMKKYKGIVSVGLGSVKARFSGEVDILELDEPNRAKLKAHGTATGSAADAVSEMHLSDAPDGATLVSWTADIHVSGQLASLVSRLMVPVSQKLAGIFYEEIRKRIEKKDS
- a CDS encoding solute carrier family 23 protein, yielding MAKAKKADSKKSAGNASNNNVMGYLPNDAPPLGQTILLGFQHVLTMFPATAFVAALCGFHLGTVLTVSGLGTIVALMLSKWRIGKFIPLFYGSSFSYIAAYLAIAQQMTGSLPAFGTPLPDNVISTIQAGIVVTGLLNIVIGFVIQAIGKDKIDMVLPPIVTGSVAAIIGFGLAFAALDLAAANWGVGIVTLLSTIMFSVYLQNRGFLGMIPVILGAVVGYIFSAVTEPGSVSFASVAAAPWFAVPNFTFPTFSGAMVGTAIFSVSVMAIATIPESTAHLYQIGLYVDRFAKDTKREPYHLDKHIGFNLVLDGIDDTLKGLFGATAGTNYGENNSLMAITRNYSGPVLIAAGVIAALLGFIGKLAGLIQTVPLAVSGGLAIYLFGAIGMQGIALMQEHKVSMFNPRNLAVGAVIMVVGIGGNIGFEGGFLPIPILQGLFPSGLPAIATAAVLGILVNAVFLIFKPPFVETEVLDEAAAAAD
- a CDS encoding XdhC family protein, translated to MRDILPDLIHWQKEGKSIALATVIQTWGSSPRHAGSKMAITSDGKMTGSVSGGCVENAVVEAGIASLKTKRPQLLRFSVSDETAWDVGLSCGGKIEIFVKPLDAENFDSAYSAVENGEPFVIAAVVNGPDAILGREIVIRENGQFIGCIGNEWDERVLNLASNALEQGMSRRLMLNDDIEIFLDVVLPPPTLVIVGGVHIAVALVALAKALGYQTILIDPREAWGNKDRFPHADRLIQAWIDEAFMQIEIKRSTAITMLTHDPKIDDPALKIALTSSAFYVGALGSKITNAKRRERLLSDGMTDEQLSRLHAPIGLDIGAQTPEEIALAIMSEVVKAHRKKNPFDVKEEARHEVIP
- a CDS encoding PAS domain S-box protein gives rise to the protein MKILHPVESQESEARFRAMFESAGIGIALVGMDRRPIEANAAMIEMTGYSPEEFFKMSGADLSYPGDAEIGMPELRAVLEGTLNTYQIEKRYVRKSGQIFWVRLTNSVVRSADGAPQYFVTIVEDINEQKQAQEELHKSQARFRAIFNDSAVGMGVMGLDRRIIDANPAICRMYGMTRDEMIGMSAAEVTYPEDNPQSTQLLDELISGQRDSYEIDRRYIRRNGEVFWAHVTMSSVRGSDGKPLYLVGMVIDIDEQKKMQERIRESEARFQAIFDNVAVGVAVMTLDRQPVAVNAQTEKITGYSLDDLAGMNPVMIVIPEDRNIDVEMFKDLVEGRRDSYVMERRYRHKDGHIFWARINYSLVRDRNGNPDYLVGIIEDIDEQKRANERLAEQEADYLLTLQQRVRERTRELEEANQRLQQEIEQRRKIEQELAERAADEAVTADRTRLARDLHDAVTQTLFSASLTAEVLPDLWEMDVEEAKRSTEELRQLTRGALAEMRTLLLELRPAALTQTRLSDLIRQLCEAFIGRSRLPITLSIEGDCELPPEVQVAFYRIAQESLNNVFKYARATQVNVNLFLSAATVHFETCDNGIGFDLSSSKPTSLGMRIMRERAEAIGADFHISSTVGAGTCVEVTWNKNPNLKLRVL
- a CDS encoding DUF2270 domain-containing protein, producing the protein MPVKSTKSRSKKEKPGEEPVWTYRGYHLGSSEFVTAMVHFFRAEIQRANVWRQRLDTTTNWAVVATGAVLSIAFSQSSVHHGIIILNTLLVLWFLFIEARRYRYYELWSYRVRLMETDFYAAMLVPPFHPSPEWAESLAENLLTPSFPISMWEAFGRRLRRNYFWIFLILYASWVAKIWLFPEAAQSLDEFVERSAVGVISGEVMISLGLIFYSILALVALATITMTRATGEILPRFGDETAPAAISMQGKQKGIRSFFVPHRRRRQLLALIITDKPDEVSDRILTDLKRGVTAMQGKGMYTGNERSILMCALTITEAHNLKTAVAKEDPKAVVIVSPAQEILGGGFAPLEEEKK